In Zingiber officinale cultivar Zhangliang chromosome 11B, Zo_v1.1, whole genome shotgun sequence, a single window of DNA contains:
- the LOC122034428 gene encoding acyl transferase 4-like, translating into MSFSVTRISQSFVAPAAPTPDETLFLSIIDRVAGLRHMVRSLHVFKHGREAAKVIREALAKALVPYYPFAGRFVDDAERGEVRVACAGEGAWFVEATANCSLEDVRDLDFPLMISKDELLPVPGHEFDPINLPLMIQVTEFTCGGFVVGLISVHTIADGLGAAQFVNAIGDMARGLPKPAVDPVWSREVIPSPPKLAPSAPPLFDTFKLVHTTMDVPESAVSQMKAKYLERTGQRCSTFDVAVAKLWQSRTRAIGLSHDADVHLCFFANTRHLMQQALPRGFFGNCFYPVSVTACSGEVAGAELVEVVRMIRDAKAGLAAEFERWATGDFKADPYELTFTYNSLFVSDWTRLGFLDVDYGWGKPLHVIPFAYFDFMAVGIIGAPPLPRTGTRIMTQCVEKEQLETFMEDMIGSSDGVIN; encoded by the coding sequence ATGAGCTTCTCCGTCACCAGAATCTCCCAATCTTTCGTCGCTCCGGCCGCTCCCACTCCGGATGAGACGCTCTTCCTCTCCATCATCGATCGCGTCGCCGGCCTCAGGCACATGGTGCGGTCGCTGCACGTGTTCAAGCACGGCCGCGAGGCTGCCAAGGTGATACGGGAAGCGCTGGCCAAGGCGCTGGTGCCGTACTACCCCTTCGCCGGCCGGTTCGTCGACGACGCCGAGCGCGGCGAAGTTCGAGTCGCGTGCGCCGGCGAGGGCGCCTGGTTCGTGGAGGCGACCGCCAACTGTAGCCTCGAGGACGTCAGGGATCTCGACTTCCCGCTCATGATCTCCAAGGACGAACTGCTCCCTGTTCCCGGCCATGAGTTTGACCCCATTAACCTGCCGTTGATGATACAGGTGACTGAATTCACTTGTGGAGGCTTCGTGGTCGGCCTCATCTCCGTCCACACGATCGCCGACGGACTCGGCGCCGCCCAGTTCGTGAACGCCATCGGAGACATGGCTAGGGGGCTTCCGAAGCCGGCCGTCGACCCGGTTTGGTCTCGGGAGGTCATCCCCAGTCCTCCCAAGCTGGCTCCTTCGGCTCCTCCCCTGTTCGACACCTTCAAGCTGGTGCACACCACGATGGACGTCCCCGAGAGCGCCGTCAGCCAGATGAAAGCCAAGTACCTCGAGCGCACCGGCCAGCGCTGCTCCACCTTCGACGTCGCCGTCGCGAAGCTGTGGCAGTCGCGCACGCGCGCCATCGGGCTCAGCCACGACGCCGACGTCCACCTCTGCTTCTTCGCCAACACCCGCCACCTGATGCAGCAGGCCCTGCCGCGCGGCTTCTTCGGCAACTGCTTCTACCCGGTGTCGGTCACCGCCTGCAGCGGCGAGGTCGCGGGGGCGGAGCTGGTGGAGGTGGTGAGGATGATAAGGGATGCCAAAGCAGGGCTGGCGGCGGAGTTCGAACGGTGGGCGACAGGGGACTTCAAGGCGGACCCCTACGAGCTCACCTTCACCTACAACTCCTTGTTCGTGTCGGATTGGACGCGGCTGGGGTTCCTGGACGTGGATTACGGCTGGGGGAAGCCGCTCCACGTGATCCCCTTCGCCTACTTCGACTTCATGGCGGTGGGCATCATTGGGGCGCCGCCATTGCCGAGGACAGGAACGCGGATCATGACGCAGTGCGTGGAGAAGGAGCAATTGGAAACGTTCATGGAGGACATGATCGGTTCTTCGGACGGGGTAATTAATTAG